One region of Quercus lobata isolate SW786 chromosome 2, ValleyOak3.0 Primary Assembly, whole genome shotgun sequence genomic DNA includes:
- the LOC115958950 gene encoding gamma-glutamyl peptidase 3-like, whose product MKVEGGKRYAVLLATKDSDYAKKVYGGYFNVYLAAFGEEGESWDLFRVIDDEFPDVNELQNYDGFVVSGSPSDAYGNDFWILKLCLLLQTLDAMEKKILGICFGHQVLCRALGGKVGKAYTGWDVGLRKVSIVKDLAPYYFFDDLGEIPTSLSIIECHQDEVFEVPLGAEVIGFSDKTGVEMFAIGDHILGIQGHPEYTSDILLNLVDRLLSMDALEKGFADEVRLGMQTAEPDRMCWERICRNFLKR is encoded by the exons ATGAAGGTTGAAGGAGGAAAAAGATATGCTGTTCTTCTAGCAACAAAGGATTCTGACTATGCTAAGAAAGTATATGGTGGGTACTTCAATGTGTACCTTGCAGCTTTTGGTGAAGAAGGAGAAAGCTGGGACTTGTTCAGGGTTATTGACGATGAGTTCCCTGATGTGAATGAGCTCCAAAATTATGATGGTTTTGTAGTTAGTGGCAGTCCTAGTGATGCTTATGGCAATGATTTTTGGATTCTTAAGCTCTGCTTGCTCTTGCAAACTTTGGATGCCATGGAGAAAAAAATCCTTGGGATTTGCTTTGGTCACCAG GTATTATGTAGAGCATTGGGTGGAAAAGTTGGTAAAGCCTATACAGGGTGGGACGTGGGGCTAAGGAAGGTGAGTATAGTGAAAGACTTGGCCCCATATTACTTCTTTGATGACTTGGGTGAAATCCCAACATCCCTTTCCATTATTGAGTGTCACCAAGATGAGGTTTTTGAGGTCCCTCTGGGTGCTGAAGTGATTGGATTCTCAGACAAAACAGGTGTGGAGATGTTCGCCATTGGAGACCATATTTTAGGCATTCAAGGCCATCCCGAGTACACCAGTGACATTCTTCTTAATCTCGTTGATCGCCTTCTCAGTATGGATGCTTTGGAG AAAGGTTTTGCGGACGAAGTAAGGTTGGGAATGCAGACAGCTGAACCGGATAGGATGTGCTGGGAAAGGATATGCAGGAACTTTCTTAAGCGATGA